A region from the Linepithema humile isolate Giens D197 chromosome 1, Lhum_UNIL_v1.0, whole genome shotgun sequence genome encodes:
- the SPoCk gene encoding calcium-transporting ATPase type 2C member 1: MRYTSDRAMRCSVEKKALQSAGLDIDLSDDDDKECDDENATLNEHQQHDAKMWLTTAEAASLGAEEIAARLHVDVRTGLKWQEADHRRQLTGFNEFTVKEEDPPWMKYIEQFKNPLILLLLASAFVSVCMKQFDDAVSITVAIIIVVTVAFVQEYRSEKSLEELNKLVPPICHCLRESHVETFLARNLVPGDVVYLNIGDRVPADIRIFEAIDLAIDESSFTGETEPAQKSTAPLLKTNGLTSKRNIAFMGTLVRCGNGKGIVVNTGENSEFGEVFSMMQAEEAPKTPLQRSMDILGTQLSFYSFCIIGIIMLLGWIQGKAILEMFTIGVSLAVAAIPEGLPIVVTVTLALGVMRMVKRKAIVKKLPTVETLGCVNVICSDKTGTITKNEMTATILVTSEGYIADVTGAGYNGVGEVHIRKCDNTDLARAAISNMLEVGCVCNNAIIHNDTLLGQPTEGALIAVAMKFGMYGVADKFLRLQEYPFSSEQKMMAVKCTPKFGENKQEIFFVKGALEKILPQCTKYYENGQVYSLSQKKDQEFLTEAYDIGQQGLRVIGLARGSTLQDLIYVGFVGICDPPRPHVRESISILINSGVKVKMVTGDAKETAAAIASMIGLDTLHSRLLSGDEIDMMSEHQLEQCINNVSVFYRVTPKHKLCIVKALQRNGNIVGMTGDGVNDGVALKKADIGIAMGKNGTDVCKEAADMILVDDDFGTIIAAIEEGKGIFHNIRNFVRFQLSTSIAALSLIALATLMSIPNPLNAMQILWINIIMDGPPAQSLGVEPVDKDVLKQKPRNTKEPMITRHLILNVLLSASIIILGTLWVYNREMVNGNTARDTTMTFTCFVFFDMFNALSCRSQTKSIFTIGLWSNKMFLVAVTLSVIGQMFVIYFPPLQRIFQTEALTATDLLFLAALTSSVFVISETKKFVERQLQRRRSNSQCYNKFEMDFV, from the exons CATCAACAGCACGACGCTAAGATGTGGTTGACAACTGCCGAAGCAGCCAGCCTTGGAGCAGAGGAGATTGCGGCCAGATTGCACGTCGATGTGCGAACAGGACTTAAGTGGCAAGAAGCTGATCATAGGAGGCAGTTGACAGGTTTTAACGAATTCACTGTGAAGGAGGAAGATCCACCATGGATGAAGTATATCGAACAG tTCAAGAATCCATTGATTCTTCTCCTACTTGCCTCCGCGTTTGTCAGCGTATGTATGAAACAATTTGACGATGCGGTCAGTATTACGGTG GCTATCATAATAGTGGTGACAGTTGCGTTTGTACAAGAGTACCGATCAGAGAAATCTTTAGaagaattgaataaattgGTACCACCGATATGTCACTG CTTGCGAGAGAGCCACGTAGAGACGTTTCTTGCGCGTAATTTAGTTCCTGGTGATGTagtgtatttaaatattgggGACCGAGTGCCTGCTGACATCAGAATATTCGAGGCCATCGACTTGGCGATTGACGAGAGCAGCTTCACCGGCGAGACTGAGCCGGCGCAAAAGTCGACGGCGCCTCTGCTCAAGACCAATGGGTTGACGTCGAAACGTAACATTGCCTTCATGGGCACCCTGGTGCGCTGCGGCAACGGCAAG GGAATCGTAGTGAATACGGGAGAAAACAGTGAATTTGGGGAGGTTTTCTCGATGATGCAGGCCGAGGAGGCGCCAAAGACTCCACTACAGCGAAGCATGGACATTTTAGGTACACAGCTGTCCTTCTATTCGTTCTGCATTATCGGCATCATCATGCTGCTGGGCTGGATCCAAGGTAAGGCTATCCTTGAGATGTTTACCATTGGTGTAAGCTTGGCAGTGGCAGCGATACCGGAGGGTCTGCCCATCGTTGTAACTGTCACACTGGCGTTGGGAGTGATGAGAATGGTCAAGAGAAAGGCCATTGTGAAGAAGCTGCCGACCGTCGAGACTCTTG GTTGCGTAAATGTGATCTGTTCCGACAAGACCGGCACGATAACGAAGAACGAGATGACCGCCACGATCCTCGTGACGTCAGAGGGTTACATCGCGGATGTTACCGGAGCAGGATACAACGGCGTAGGAGAAGTGCACATTCGGAAATGTGACAATACCGATCTCGCGCGCGCCGCTATCAGTAATATGTTGGAAGTAGGTTGTGTATGTAACAACGCTATTATACATAATGATACCCTGCTGGGACAACCGACGGAAGGCGCGCTGATAGCCGTGGCAATGAAATTCGGAATGTACGGCGTCGCTGATAAGTTCTTGCGTTTGCAAGAATATCCATTTTCCTCCGAGCAAAAAATGATGGCTGTGAAGTGCACGCCGAAATTTGGCGAG aataaacaagaaatattCTTTGTGAAAGGCGCTTTGGAGAAGATCTTGCCGCAATGTACAAAGTATTACGAGAACGGCCAAGTGTATTCACTTAGTCAGAAGAAGGATCAGGAATTCTTGACGGAAGCGTATGATATTGGCCAGCAAGGATTGCGAg tAATTGGTTTAGCACGCGGCAGTACATTGCAAGATTTAATTTACGTCGGTTTCGTCGGCATTTGCGATCCACCGAGACCACACGTGCGCGAATCTATTAGCATTTTGATAAACAGCGGTGTGAAAGTGAAGATGGTGACTGGCGATGCCAAGGAAACTGCGGCTGCAATAG CCAGCATGATCGGACTGGACACGCTTCACAGCCGGCTATTATCGGGAGACGAGATCGACATGATGTCTGAGCATCAACTCGAACAGTGCATCAATAACGTGAGCGTATTTTACCGCGTAACACCAAAACACAAGCTTTGCATCGTGAAGGCCTTGCAGAGAAACGGCAATATAGTCGGCATGACCGGCGACGGTGTGAACGACGGAGTCGCGTTGAAGAAGGCCGACATAGGCATCGCTATGGGCAAAAATGGCACCGATGTGTGCAAAGAAGCGGCCGACATGATTCTAGTCGATGACGATTTTGGCACCATTAT CGCGGCAATCGAGGAGGGAAAAGGAATCTTTCATAACATTCGTAATTTTGTAAGATTCCAATTGAGTACGAGTATAGCCGCGCTCTCCTTGATCGCTCTCGCAACATTGATGAGTATACCGAATCCCCTGAACGCTATGCAAATACTGTGGATTAACATCATTATGGATGGTCCGCCTGCGCAGAG TCTCGGAGTGGAACCGGTAGACAAAGATGTATTAAAACAGAAGCCACGGAACACTAAAGAGCCAATGATCACACGTCATCTCATACTTAATGTTTTATTGTCAGCTAGCATAATTATTCTTGGCACTTTATGGGTATACAATAGAGAG ATGGTTAATGGAAATACAGCCAGAGATACCACCATGACATTTACATGCTTCGTATTCTTCGACATGTTCAACGCCCTTAGTTGTAGATCGCAG aCGAAATCCATATTCACGATCGGTCTGTGGAGTAACAAAATGTTCCTGGTAGCCGTAACGTTATCTGTCATCGGACAAATGTTCGTGATCTACTTTCCTCCGTTACAGAGAATATTTCAGACTGAGGCACTTACGGCGACAG ATCTTCTATTCTTGGCGGCGTTGACGTCGAGCGTCTTCGTAATAAGCGAGACGAAGAAGTTCGTCGAGAGGCAATTGCAGAGGCGCCGCAGCAACAGCCAGTGTTACAACAAGTTCGAAATGGACTTCGTATGA
- the LOC105674425 gene encoding uncharacterized protein: protein MCLSLINRTGDCALRGRLLSTSRYQKIFPARYLPLDRKYELRLIHFQSSAMRNFTSCLAVITLTMFAVLFALTDRSTAQLPEPKAPNFQYFERPRYRYPYYDENGKGKLLYGYGGPELYQYKTYSALEGIH from the exons ATGTGTTTGAGTTTGATCAATCGAACTGGCGATTGTGCTTTGCGAGGAAGACTTCTCTCTACGTCGCGTTATCAGAAAATCTTCCCGGCTCGGTATCTCCCGCTCGATCGAAAGTACGAACTTCGACTGATACACTTCCAATCATCTGCCATGAGGAATTTCACTTCC TGCCTAGCTGTGATCACGTTAACAATGTTCGCCGTCCTTTTCGCTCTAACCGATAGAAGCACAGCTCAGCTCCCGGAACCTAAAGCGCCTAATTTCCAATACTTTGAACG gCCAAGATATCGCTATCCATATTACGACGAGAATGGCAAGGGAAAGCTGTTGTACGGTTACGGCGGGCCggaattatatcaatataaaacttatagcGCTTTGGAAGGAatccattaa